In Diachasmimorpha longicaudata isolate KC_UGA_2023 chromosome 4, iyDiaLong2, whole genome shotgun sequence, a single genomic region encodes these proteins:
- the LOC135161468 gene encoding nucleolar protein 9 — translation MSATDNPENNQAKGLKRKKKRSANQMAKKLARRRDPGHGSELDSDSYQYMVRIMEVLRTDFSTMDDKLMFVNNVFEQTIDHEVAYAKNQVGSLVLDTLMKYASLEVIQRISDAFSPTLRPICSDRFASHVLERIIQTCADRGNRKSKSEPLKDEVPIAVEEVAKYNDITIKLSKYMINNIEEFIDDPYANHILRTSIHCLGGLIDREDEKKKTVILTQRREVIQSYTDLLTDAGNRLLRWPKFMEFGKEQLTSGLLQTYIVTLKDVDAKLTRSIIKKIISECFNENSEDSLSNIFDTESSLRLLETCLASADIKMYGKIFKMLFAGHLKELSLMKSANFTVQRLMDHCPTKEDFETIFTEISEYFSDILERQHTGVLSSLANACLRLQAKQGPFVSVVSKELHCDEPTERQLFLVPLASRLVTFEQLESARKQSRTIPLHLHGSLILQAILQFNKPIKIVNSIFSIDGNELAALFSDPKGSRILDAFMDSKFVGEKSRDKLAKQLKGHWVTLACGTHGSRCLDKIWQYSKDNQKIHIMEELAAAGEAMNSTKTGRLISTKLNVSLFARNRKEWSEARGKEEKAKALFANIIGK, via the coding sequence ATGTCAGCAACAGATAATCCTGAAAATAATCAGGCTAAAGGCCtcaagaggaagaaaaaacgCTCAGCAAATCAGATGGCGAAGAAACTCGCCCGAAGACGAGATCCAGGACATGGCAGTGAACTGGACTCAGACAGCTATCAATACATGGTACGAATAATGGAGGTGCTTCGCACAGATTTTTCCACTATGGATGACAAGCTGATGTTCGTCAACAATGTCTTCGAGCAGACGATCGACCACGAGGTGGCTTACGCCAAGAACCAGGTGGGCTCGTTAGTCCTGGACACACTCATGAAATACGCAAGTCTGGAGGTTATCCAGAGGATCAGCGATGCTTTTAGCCCGACATTGAGGCCAATATGCAGTGACAGATTTGCCAGTCACGTCTTGGAGAGGATTATTCAGACCTGTGCAGACAGAGGAAACCGAAAATCCAAGTCTGAGCCACTGAAAGATGAGGTGCCAATTGCAGTGGAGGAAGTGGCAAAGTACAACGATATAACTATCAAGCTTAGCAAGTACATGATAAACAACATTGAGGAGTTTATTGACGACCCGTACGCCAATCATATCCTGAGAACATCAATCCACTGTTTGGGGGGTCTGATAGACAGAgaggatgagaaaaaaaagacagTGATACTGACACAACGAAGGGAAGTCATCCAGAGTTACACAGACTTATTAACAGACGCAGGAAATCGTCTGCTGCGATGGCCCAAGTTCATGGAATTCGGAAAGGAACAATTAACCTCAGGTTTACTTCAAACGTACATTGTAACGTTAAAGGACGTGGATGCAAAGCTGACAcgttcaataattaaaaaaattatttccgaaTGCTTCAACGAAAATTCGGAAGACAGTTTATCCAACATTTTCGACACAGAAAGTTCTCTGAGACTCCTGGAAACCTGTTTAGCCTCTGCAGATATCAAAATGTACggaaaaatcttcaaaatgtTGTTCGCTGGGCACTTGAAGGAATTGTCCTTGATGAAAAGTGCCAACTTCACCGTCCAGAGGCTGATGGATCACTGCCCCACGAAGGAGGACTTTGAGACGATCTTCACTGAGATCTCGGAGTATTTCTCGGATATCCTAGAGAGGCAACACACCGGGGTCTTGTCGAGTCTGGCGAACGCTTGTTTACGACTGCAGGCAAAGCAGGGACCCTTCGTCAGTGTTGTTTCGAAGGAATTGCATTGCGATGAGCCAACGGAACGGCAGCTCTTCCTTGTCCCTTTGGCCTCCAGATTAGTTACCTTTGAGCAGTTGGAGTCTGCAAGAAAGCAGAGCAGGACCATACCTCTGCATCTCCATGGCAGTCTGATCCTCCAAGCCATTCTTCAATTCAACAAGCCCATCAAGATCGTCAACTCCATATTTTCCATAGATGGGAACGAGCTGGCTGCACTCTTCAGCGATCCAAAGGGCAGCAGAATATTGGATGCTTTTATGGATAGTAAATTTGTGGGGGAAAAGAGCAGAGATAAATTAGCCAAACAGCTCAAGGGACACTGGGTCACACTGGCCTGTGGTACACATGGCTCCAGATGTCTCGACAAAATTTGGCAGTACTCCAAGGACAATCAGAAGATTCATATCATGGAGGAGCTCGCTGCAGCTGGGGAGGCTATGAATTCAACGAAAACAGGGAGACTCATCTCCACGAAACTTAATGTTTCTCTGTTTGCACGCAACAGGAAGGAGTGGAGTGAGGCGAGGGGAAAGGAGGAGAAGGCCAAAGCACTTTTTGCCAATATCATTGGGAAGTGA